One genomic segment of Plasmodium vivax chromosome 9, whole genome shotgun sequence includes these proteins:
- a CDS encoding hypothetical protein, conserved (encoded by transcript PVX_091730A): MALKNDYAGFCFHRNKISKIDRIDGDISAEQFYLDYILKRKPCLLNSEYVIKNRCNIDIKYLRENIENVPVELEQKISNSFGIGEKKKMKFHDFLSLLEEGNTDYYLNTQYIKESAYCPSDFCNALTRQMINFLPKRLEIMGNLEIYQYNVWLGNNADEDLKTFLHHDYHDNVYVLLKGRKVFRIYSPDFAPHLKTNGNVYRVHNNGLITYSPFIRSDGSHLLDVYKKKMDKVYLHISAMTDHLDKKDKLLEDKIIESSINKAEQKLNKLEDNVLNYKLRKHKFRPKPNTRDDIPSHFCLLNTVARNYEDDIFSDNTDVGKKYIDVHVNEGDICKKKMNAYVATMSFM, encoded by the exons AtggctttaaaaaatgattacgCGGG GTTCTGCTTCcacagaaataaaataagcaaaattgACCGAATCGATGGAGACATAAGCGCTGAGCAGTTTTATCTCGACTACATCTTAAAGAGAAAACCGTGTCTACTGAACAG tGAATATGTAATCAAAAACAGGTGCAACAtagatataaaatatttgagggaaaatatagaaaatgtCCCTGTCGAATTAGAACAAAAGATCTCAAATTCGTTCGGGATaggcgagaaaaaaaaaatgaaatttcaTGACTTCTTGTCATTATTAGAGGAAGGAAATACGGACTATTACTTAAATACGCAGTATATAAAAGAAAGTGCCTATTGCCCCTCTGACTTTTGCAACGCGTTGACTCGGCAGATGATAAATTTTCTGCCAAAGAGACTGGAAATAATGGG CAACTTGGAAATTTACCAGTACAACGTGTGGCTGGGAAACAACGCAGATGAAGATTTAAAAACGTTTCTGCACCATGATTACCACGACAACGTATATGTACTGCTAAAAG GCAGGAAAGTGTTTAGGATATATAGCCCCGATTTTGCTCCCCATTTGAAAACGAACG GAAATGTTTACCGCGTTCATAACAATGGCCTAATTACCTACTCCCCATTTATAAGAAGTGACG GATCGCACTTGTTAGacgtgtacaaaaaaaaaatggataagGTGTACCTCCACATCAGCGCCATGACTGACCATTTGGACAAAAAAG ACAAACTGCTGGAAGATAAAATCATTGAAAGTTCTATAAATAAGGCAGAGCAAAA ATTAAATAAACTGGAAGATAATGTCCTAAATTACAAGTTACGCAAGCACAAATTTAGACCTAAGCCGAATACGAGAGATGACATTCCAAgccatttttgccttcttAATACAGTTGCGAGAAATTATG aAGATGACATTTTCAGCGATAACACAGACGTAGGGAAAAAGTACATCGACGTCCACGTGAACGAGGGAgacatatgtaaaaaaaagatgaacgCATATGTAGCAACGATGAGTTTTATGTGA
- a CDS encoding hypothetical protein, conserved (encoded by transcript PVX_091735A), which yields MTGTIECISIGIISLLFIKIYAFFYKTQNEKDVKEKQDGGAAGAAGAAGDGSSPEPNVKVDIICDITNNFGRHYVKEVIKRKNVIGIIPVYKNYNKEYLDISTFNGFMAQLFNFLNMRNGKLILANEDNCVVNFLQKELDMEESDDDEEEILLASCIIINEKVSIIVCVINYEADMEKQLNLFIGKKKKDIFVIINNLFLSNKNGIVKEKMKNKGCKNVELLDKKGSLTPGEEEGREMTSFFSFFDFFNVKKEYLTDFYSIIQINMKNFCYFYKRLGNNSFSETYLNGYMYDNLVNTKIYNSLMDMYHDLISEAIKKDNKKINMKKFYTFYGEKCDYTKIVKFTLMKLENNMLLFYIYDIYSYVYYQLILYFSQKQTI from the coding sequence ATGACAGGTACTATTGAATGCATTTCCATCGGAATTATCTCtttgctttttataaaaatttatgcatttttttacaaaacccaaaatgaaaaagatgTAAAGGAAAAGCAAGATGGTGGCGCTGCGGGAGCTGCGGGAGCTGCTGGGGATGGTTCCAGCCCGGAGCCAAACGTAAAGGTCGATATCATATGCGACATAACGAACAATTTCGGAAGGCATTATGTGAAAGAAGttattaaaaggaaaaacgtcATAGGTATAATTCCCGTatacaaaaattacaataaGGAGTATCTGGACATCTCCACATTTAACGGCTTTATGGCCCAACTGTTTAACTTCCTAAACATGCGAAATGGGAAGTTAATACTAGCAAATGAAGATAACTGCGTGGTAAACTTTCTGCAAAAAGAGCTAGATATGGAAGAAAGtgatgacgatgaggaggaaataTTGCTGGCCTCTTGCATTATCATCAACGAGAAGGTGTCTATAATTGTCTGCGTCATTAATTACGAAGCAGACATGGAAAAACAACTGAATTTATTCatagggaagaaaaaaaaagacatttttgttattataaataatttattcttaAGTAATAAGAATGGCattgtaaaagaaaagatgAAGAATAAGGgttgtaaaaatgtagaatTGCTTGACAAAAAAGGCTCATTAACTccaggggaggaagaaggtcGCGAAATgaccagttttttttccttctttgatttttttaacgtgAAGAAGGAATATTTAACCGATTTTTATTCcattatacaaataaatatgaaaaatttttgcTACTTTTACAAACGTTTgggaaataattctttttcgGAAACGTATTTAAATGGATACATGTATGACAATCTTGTCAACACCAAGATTTATAACTCCCTGATGGACATGTATCACGATTTAATTTCGGAAGccataaaaaaggacaataaaaaaattaatatgaagAAGTTTTACACCTTTTATGGGGAAAAATGCGATTAcacaaaaattgtaaaatttacCTTGATGAAGCTGGAAAACAACATgttgttattttatatatatgacatATATTCCTATGTCTACTACCAGCTAATTTTGTACTTCTCGCAGAAGCAGACCATAtag
- a CDS encoding hypothetical protein, conserved (encoded by transcript PVX_091740A) produces the protein MMLGGKSPRKASESRNSRNSSKKEESENGREQKRSENSRGNSNHMSNVKKEGSSHSTSDSKAHEEHQKKGTAHNSGYTKSEKNKKGNANEDGSPLSMKEKNTSNSSPRVAAGGGEVKGTSKDEANSGKKNTVKWEDERNDNLKRGHKRTMDANDEMKEQSANCKKQKCENSTTVECELSLYDEFRNSIQGNDKNFVQSYVKKIKSNFFSYWNECEYQLKELRKRYLENEKLIKEIVQENNLLMSNVDDAADNLTETVAGEEGESGQQTEKNPPSVEHSTENYSPVEKTKMEKKRQILNNILNIKMIYRMIEMYLFTMRQFSFLLKENNNFISLIVDEENVEKKNYERIIGNFLNFEAKNYEKIKKSALKNKMPSVNNFFKNSPQGNNYPKDEMTHFYTLKCLEEEISDRTKAKENLRLLMMKKKECTEEYQKHDQRKATSFNKLSLFTSSIKSFIDKYYTLDFPQTKYLSSVYFKMMHGQMEMNSSNVSLLNNKRPFNFLFSVKEQGGGNSVSNSGGNSGGALHDGYNHVYTYMKYDVITQTRKNPKNSEPSPQEDIHDESVTINMYTKDNFDISILPDLTYLKYLQIQIEIFYLLKRDCLVAKTTPVQFLGLNGGRSLLSDIYSNEDHFVFFSEGVDSFYNFKYGFPFFWLNAMGGKPCGSSSGSGSGSGSGGGSGSGNNGGSAANGANGANGQNGVIGGSAPRERPANEQLDKNKLSEIYQWHLGRTLDVSVFFSKIFTRALFRIWDVWQVNHYKYYPNVFPPFSHEKHLEALKKIQSSSLQQVSYFDIITEEAYLKEEKENTEERSNDNLYACCFIQLYEPYVIKSYISVPFNGKEPYFSVFLTKKKTQKRLKKLQDYLNTTVVNKHSKVEDTQRQIILTLQLAKLREGAHKYYKSFSKSSTPIFDEEIS, from the exons ATGATGCTAGGCGGGAAGAGCCCCAGAAAAGCATCCGAAAGCAGGAACTCGAGGAACTCCtcaaagaaggaagaaagcgaaaatggaagggaacaaaaaaggagtgaaAATTCGAGGGGAAATAGTAACCACATGTCGaatgtgaaaaaggaaggaagttCCCACTCGACCAGTGACAGCAAGGCACATGAAGAacatcaaaaaaagggaactgCTCATAATTCAGGATACacaaaaagtgaaaagaataaaaaaggaaatgcaaATGAAGATGGCAGTCCCCTAAgcatgaaggaaaaaaacacatccAACAGCTCACCCAGGGtggcagcaggggggggcgaAGTGAAGGGCACCTCAAAGGATGAAGCTAattcgggaaaaaaaaacacagttAAGTGGGAAGATGAACGaaatgataatttaaaaagaggcCACAAAAGAACAATGGATGCTAATGACGAAATGAAGGAACAGTCagcaaattgtaaaaaacaaaaatgtgaaaactCCACAACAGTCGAGTGCGAATTAAGTCTATATGATGAATTCAGGAATTCTATTCAAGGAAATgacaaaaattttgtacaatCGTATGTGAAGAAAATCAAgagcaattttttctcctacTGGAATGAATGCGAGTATCAACTGAAGGAGCTGCGAAAAAGGTACCTGGAGAATGAGAAATTAATCAAAGAAATTGTCCAGGAGAATAACCTCCTAATGAGTAACGTGGACGATGCTGCGGATAACTTAACGGAAACTGTCGcaggtgaagaaggggagAGCGGACAACAAACCGAAAAGAACCCCCCCAGTGTAGAGCATTCCACGGAAAATTATTCCCCTGTGGAGAAaaccaaaatggagaaaaaaagacaaatattAAACAACATcttgaatataaaaatgatttacaGAATGATCGAAATGTACCTGTTCACCATGAGGCagttctcctttttattgaaagaaaataacaacTTCATTTCGCTAATTgtggatgaagaaaatgtagaaaaaaaaaactacgaaCGAATCattggaaattttttaaactttgaAGCTaagaattatgaaaaaattaaaaagtcagctttaaaaaataaaatgccatctgtcaataatttttttaaaaattcccCACAAGGGAATAATTACCCAAAGGATGAAATGACCCATTTTTACACCTTGAAATGTTTGGAGGAGGAAATTTCAGATCGGACAAAGGCAAAAGAAAACTTACGGTTATTGAtgatgaaaaagaaagaatgtACAGAAGAATATCAGAAGCATGATCAGCGGAAAGCCACCTCCTTCAACAAATTATCTCTCTTCACCAGTAGCATCAAAAGCTTTATAGATAAGTATTACACCCTGGATTTCCCCCAAACGAAATACTTATCTTCggtttattttaaaatgatgcATGGCCAAATGGAGATGAACTCCAGCAacgtttcccttttgaacAACAAAAGGCCCTTCAACTTTCTCTTCAGCGTTAAGGAGCAGGGTGGTGGCAATAGCGTCAGTAACAGCGGAGGCAACAGCGGGGGAGCCCTCCACGACGGCTACAACCACGTCTACACCTACATGAAATATGACGTTATTACGCAAACGCGGAAAAACCCAAAAAATTCTGAGCCCTCCCCTCAAGAGGATATCCACGACGAATCCGTAACCATAAACATGTACACCAAAGACAACTTTgacatttccattttgccagATTTAACTTATctgaaatatttgcaaataCAAATTGAAATTTTCTACCTCCTCAAGCGAGATTGCCTAGTGGCAAAGACCACTCCCGTTCAATTCTTAGGGCTCAATGGGGGTCGTAGCCTACTGTCAGATATATACAGCAACGAGGATCACTTCGTTTTCTTCTCCGAGGGCGTGGActctttttacaatttcaAGTATGGCTTTCCCTTCTTTTGGCTGAATGCCATGGGGGGCAAGCCCTGCGGTAGTAGCAGCGGTAGCGGTAGCGGTAGCGGCAGTGGCGGCGGTAGTGGCAGCGGCAACAACGGGGGAAGCGCCGCAAATGGTGCAAATGGTGCAAATGGCCAGAACGGCGTAATCGGCGGAAGCGCGCCCAGAGAGCGCCCCGCGAACGAGCAGCTGGACAAAAACAAGCTGTCGGAAATTTACCAGTGGCACCTGGGAAGGACCCTAGATGTgtccgtttttttctccaaaatatttacaaGAG CCCTATTTAGGATATGGGACGTCTGGCAAGTTAACCACTACAA GTACTACCCCAatgtcttcccccccttttcccatGAAAAACACCTCGaagcgttaaaaaaaattcagtcCAGCTCGTTGCAGCAGGTGTCATACTTTGACATTATAACGGAGGAGGCCTatttgaaggaggaaaaggaaaacacggAG GAACGCAGCAACGACAACCTGTATGCGTGCTGCTTCATTCAGCTGTACGAGCCCTACGTGATCAAGTCGTATATTAGCGTCCCCTTCAACGGAAA gGAACCCTACTTTAGCGTATTTttaacgaaaaagaaaacccaAAAGAGGTTAAAG AAACTGCAAGACTACTTGAACACGACGGTTGTAAATAAGCACTCCAAAGTTGAGGACACCCAACGGCAAATCATTTTAACCTTACAGCTGGCAAAACTGAGG gagGGGGCGCACAAGTATTACAAATCGTTTAGCAAAAGTTCAACACCCATATTTGATGAGGAAATAAGTTGA